The following are encoded in a window of Sinomonas cyclohexanicum genomic DNA:
- the aceB gene encoding malate synthase A yields the protein MAITVTDNAPIAGADEILTDEALAFVEELHKRFAGERNARLEARKARRAEAASTGKLDFLPETAEVRAGDWKVAEAPAPLMDRRVEMTGPASPAKMAINALNSGAKVWLADMEDAASPHWANVVDAVKNLRDAANGTLSFTSPEGKEYTLRTDAPLAVVVTRPRGWHMDERHVLIDGAPGVGALVDFGLHFFHVAKPLIASGRGPYYYLPKMESHLEARLWNEVFVFAQDYLGIPQGTIRATVLIETIPAAFEMDEILYELRDHASGLNAGRWDYLFSIIKFFRDAGEKFTLPDRASVVMTAPFMRAYTELLVQTCHKRGAFAMGGMAAFIPNRKEPEITAAAIEKVRADKTREATDGFDGSWVAHPDLVPTCREVFDQFLGDKPNQVDRQRPEVNVTAADLLNVSATAGEATEAGLHLNLYVAVAYTAVWLSGNGAVAIHNLMEDAATAEISRSQVWQQIHNKVVLTDTGNTVTRELVEQILGEETDRLRAEVDPQMFAKFYEPASRLIADIVLSEDFTDFLTTPAYELVG from the coding sequence ATGGCCATCACAGTCACCGACAACGCGCCGATCGCGGGCGCCGACGAGATCCTCACCGACGAGGCGCTCGCCTTCGTCGAGGAGCTCCACAAGCGCTTCGCCGGCGAGCGCAACGCTCGGCTCGAGGCCCGCAAGGCCCGCCGAGCCGAGGCCGCGAGCACCGGCAAGCTCGATTTCCTGCCGGAGACGGCGGAGGTCCGGGCCGGGGACTGGAAGGTCGCCGAGGCCCCGGCGCCGCTCATGGACCGCCGCGTCGAGATGACCGGTCCGGCGAGCCCGGCCAAGATGGCCATCAATGCCCTCAACTCCGGCGCCAAGGTGTGGCTCGCGGACATGGAGGACGCCGCGAGCCCGCACTGGGCCAACGTGGTGGATGCCGTGAAGAACCTCCGCGACGCGGCCAACGGAACGCTCTCGTTCACCTCGCCCGAGGGCAAGGAGTACACGCTGCGCACCGACGCGCCGCTCGCCGTCGTGGTCACCCGCCCGCGCGGTTGGCACATGGACGAGCGCCACGTGCTCATCGACGGCGCGCCGGGCGTGGGCGCGCTCGTGGACTTCGGCCTGCACTTCTTCCACGTCGCCAAGCCGCTCATCGCCTCGGGCCGGGGCCCGTACTACTACCTGCCCAAGATGGAGAGCCACCTCGAGGCGCGCCTGTGGAACGAGGTCTTCGTGTTCGCACAGGACTACCTCGGCATCCCCCAGGGCACCATCCGCGCCACGGTGCTCATCGAGACGATCCCGGCCGCGTTCGAGATGGACGAGATCCTCTACGAGCTCCGCGACCACGCCTCGGGCCTGAACGCCGGCCGCTGGGACTACCTGTTCAGCATCATCAAGTTCTTCCGTGACGCGGGCGAGAAGTTCACCCTGCCGGACCGCGCCTCGGTGGTCATGACGGCCCCGTTCATGCGGGCGTACACCGAGCTCCTCGTGCAGACGTGCCACAAGCGCGGCGCATTCGCCATGGGCGGCATGGCCGCGTTCATCCCGAACCGCAAGGAGCCCGAGATCACCGCGGCGGCGATCGAGAAGGTCCGCGCGGACAAGACCCGCGAGGCCACGGACGGCTTCGACGGCTCGTGGGTCGCGCACCCGGACCTCGTCCCGACGTGCCGCGAGGTGTTCGACCAGTTCCTCGGCGACAAGCCGAACCAGGTGGACCGCCAGCGCCCCGAGGTCAACGTGACCGCGGCCGACCTGCTCAACGTCTCCGCGACCGCGGGCGAGGCCACCGAGGCCGGCCTGCACCTGAACCTGTACGTCGCCGTCGCCTACACGGCCGTGTGGCTCTCGGGCAACGGCGCCGTCGCCATCCACAACCTCATGGAGGATGCCGCGACCGCCGAGATCTCGCGCTCCCAGGTGTGGCAGCAGATCCACAACAAGGTGGTCCTCACGGACACGGGCAACACGGTGACCCGGGAGCTCGTCGAGCAGATCCTCGGCGAGGAGACCGACCGCCTGCGCGCCGAGGTGGATCCGCAGATGTTCGCGAAGTTCTACGAGCCGGCAAGCCGCCTCATCGCGGACATCGTGCTCTCCGAGGACTTCACGGACTTCCTCACCACGCCCGCCTACGAGCTGGTGGGCTGA
- a CDS encoding MFS transporter, with product MTKRSSYPWAVLAHAFFLQLAVYIVRPTASYRALELGVDAALLGLIVASFSLLPLAAAVWVGRMNDAGHGRALLLAGAVLMVASGVGLLAATPDVWWLLGWNVALGLGHLVSLLGEQARIAGSLADGAQRRSLDSLFGLYTFTGSAGQAIAPSLLAVVGGGSVLPHTGPLFGWYLAAAAGMLAVTLPLALRRGATTPATGPHAASGAVVRAPGPSRLGMRASLAADPASRRPLVASIGVSMMVLCAIDLIQVYLPALGVERGVPAAAVGALLTARGVATMASRLAMGRLVTGFGRPWLILWGTAAGAAAVLAIAAPMPEWALAAVLVVAGYALGIVQPLTMTVVSLAAPPGTAGTRLAARITANRLGQALIPPAVGLLAAGLGTAGVFAATGVLLRAAAGAWRAVRP from the coding sequence ATGACCAAACGCAGCAGCTACCCGTGGGCCGTCCTCGCGCACGCCTTCTTCCTCCAGCTCGCCGTGTACATCGTGCGCCCGACGGCGTCCTACCGGGCCCTCGAGCTCGGCGTGGACGCCGCGCTGCTCGGGCTCATCGTGGCAAGCTTCTCGCTCCTGCCGCTCGCCGCGGCGGTGTGGGTGGGCAGGATGAACGACGCCGGCCACGGCCGCGCGCTGCTGCTCGCCGGGGCGGTGCTCATGGTGGCCTCCGGCGTGGGGCTCTTGGCCGCGACGCCGGACGTGTGGTGGCTGCTGGGCTGGAATGTGGCGCTCGGGCTCGGGCACCTGGTCAGCCTCCTGGGCGAACAGGCCCGCATCGCCGGGTCGCTCGCCGACGGCGCACAGCGCCGGAGCCTCGACTCGCTGTTCGGCCTCTACACCTTCACGGGCTCGGCAGGACAGGCGATTGCGCCGTCGCTGCTCGCCGTGGTCGGCGGCGGATCCGTCCTGCCCCACACGGGCCCACTCTTCGGCTGGTACCTCGCGGCCGCCGCCGGCATGCTCGCCGTGACGCTGCCCCTCGCGCTGCGCCGGGGCGCAACGACGCCGGCGACGGGCCCGCACGCGGCGAGCGGCGCCGTCGTGCGTGCCCCGGGCCCCTCGCGGCTGGGGATGCGCGCGAGCCTCGCGGCGGACCCGGCCTCGCGCCGCCCGCTCGTGGCGTCGATCGGCGTCTCGATGATGGTCCTGTGCGCGATCGACCTGATCCAGGTGTACCTGCCCGCCCTCGGGGTGGAGCGGGGAGTGCCGGCCGCGGCCGTGGGCGCGCTCCTGACGGCGCGGGGGGTCGCGACGATGGCCTCGCGGTTGGCGATGGGCCGGCTCGTGACGGGGTTCGGGCGGCCGTGGCTCATCCTGTGGGGCACCGCGGCGGGCGCGGCGGCCGTGCTGGCGATTGCGGCGCCGATGCCCGAGTGGGCGCTCGCGGCGGTGCTTGTCGTGGCGGGGTACGCGCTGGGGATCGTGCAGCCGCTCACCATGACCGTGGTGTCGCTCGCCGCGCCGCCCGGCACCGCCGGCACTCGGCTCGCGGCCCGCATCACGGCGAACCGGCTCGGCCAGGCGCTCATCCCGCCCGCGGTGGGGCTCCTCGCGGCAGGGCTCGGGACGGCCGGCGTGTTCGCCGCGACGGGCGTGCTACTCAGGGCTGCGGCGGGCGCATGGCGCGCCGTCCGCCCCTGA
- a CDS encoding MmcQ/YjbR family DNA-binding protein, whose product MATEEDVRELCLALPGVTERPSWNQPAWFGRTLFARIWEPGVVTLKTGEREALHATDPETFYWEIPHHLGSPELVLVRLARISREELAEVVEESYRIAGGAG is encoded by the coding sequence ATGGCCACTGAGGAGGACGTCCGCGAGCTCTGCCTCGCCCTGCCGGGCGTGACCGAGCGGCCCAGCTGGAACCAGCCGGCGTGGTTCGGCAGGACGCTGTTCGCCCGGATCTGGGAGCCGGGCGTCGTGACGCTCAAGACGGGGGAGCGCGAGGCGCTGCACGCCACGGACCCTGAGACGTTCTACTGGGAGATCCCGCATCATCTGGGCTCGCCGGAGCTCGTGCTCGTCCGCCTCGCGCGGATCTCGCGCGAGGAGCTCGCGGAGGTGGTCGAGGAGTCGTACCGGATCGCGGGCGGAGCGGGCTGA
- a CDS encoding 2-hydroxy-3-oxopropionate reductase has translation MSNPAKTNIAVIGLGIMGLPMAVNLVKAGHTVTGYNRSEDKVTKLVAEGGQGAGSIAEAVKDAEVIITMVPDSPDVEGVVSGGDGVFANAPKGALWIDASSIRPDVAARLSADAREAGLRPLDAPVSGGEQGAIDAVLSIMVGGDKADFDAALPVLEAVGKTIVHVGPSGSGQTVKAANQLIVAVNIQALSEAIVFLEAYGVDTDAALKVLGGGLAGSKVLDQKGQKMLDRNFDPGFRLALHNKDLGIVTSAAREAGVVVPLGAAVAQLVTALVARGDGGLDHSGLFKLTAELSGKDRR, from the coding sequence ATGAGCAATCCCGCCAAGACCAACATCGCCGTCATCGGCCTCGGCATCATGGGCCTCCCCATGGCCGTCAACCTCGTCAAGGCCGGCCACACGGTCACCGGCTACAACCGCAGCGAGGACAAGGTCACCAAGCTCGTCGCCGAGGGCGGCCAGGGCGCGGGGAGCATCGCGGAGGCGGTCAAGGACGCCGAGGTCATCATCACGATGGTGCCGGACTCCCCCGACGTCGAGGGCGTCGTCTCCGGCGGCGACGGCGTGTTCGCGAACGCGCCGAAGGGCGCCTTGTGGATCGACGCCTCCTCGATCCGTCCCGACGTGGCCGCGCGGCTCTCCGCCGATGCCCGCGAGGCCGGCCTCCGCCCCCTCGACGCTCCGGTCTCCGGAGGCGAGCAGGGCGCCATCGACGCCGTCCTGTCCATCATGGTTGGCGGAGACAAGGCGGACTTCGACGCCGCACTGCCCGTCCTCGAGGCGGTCGGCAAGACCATCGTCCACGTGGGCCCCTCCGGCTCCGGCCAGACCGTCAAGGCCGCGAACCAGCTGATCGTCGCCGTCAACATCCAGGCGCTCTCCGAGGCGATCGTCTTCCTCGAGGCGTACGGCGTCGACACGGACGCCGCGCTCAAGGTCCTCGGCGGCGGCCTCGCCGGCTCGAAGGTCCTGGACCAGAAGGGCCAGAAGATGCTGGACCGCAACTTCGACCCCGGCTTCCGCCTGGCCCTGCACAACAAGGACCTCGGCATCGTCACCTCGGCCGCCCGCGAGGCCGGCGTGGTCGTCCCGCTCGGCGCGGCCGTCGCGCAGCTGGTCACCGCCCTCGTCGCCCGCGGCGACGGCGGCCTCGACCACTCCGGCCTCTTCAAGCTCACCGCCGAGCTCTCCGGCAAAGACCGGCGCTGA
- a CDS encoding NAD(P)-dependent malic enzyme yields MASPSPGNSITLRVDAPSRISITSELAAAVAAAGAPVTALDISESHHDGVVVDITCNTTSEQHAEEVAAALEALEGVHVRKVSDRTFLMHLGGKLEVVPKVPLRNRDDLSRAYTPGVARVCRAIAENPDDARRLTVKRNTVAVVTDGTAVLGLGDIGPAAALPVMEGKAALFKQFANVDAWPVCLDTKDTEEIIKIVKAIAPVYGGVNLEDIAAPRCFEIEARLREELDIPVFHDDQHGTAIVTLAALVNALKLVGKKIEDVRIVVSGVGAAGNAIIQLLQAQGAKNIIACDRKGAIHKGRELTDAHRVWVAENTNPESFSGTLIEALKGSDVFIGVSAPNLFGPEDVATMAEDAIVFAMANPDPETDPVAAADHAAVVATGRSDFPNQINNVLAFPGVFRGLLDAGVSDITPAMLVAAAQAIAARVSDEELNASFIIPSVFDPHVAQDVAAAIVSAARV; encoded by the coding sequence ATGGCGAGCCCTAGCCCCGGCAACTCCATCACCCTCCGCGTCGACGCCCCCAGCCGCATCAGCATCACGAGCGAGCTCGCGGCCGCCGTCGCCGCCGCCGGCGCCCCTGTCACCGCACTGGACATCAGCGAGTCCCACCACGACGGCGTCGTCGTGGACATCACCTGCAACACGACCTCCGAGCAGCACGCCGAGGAGGTCGCCGCCGCGCTCGAGGCGCTCGAGGGCGTGCACGTCCGCAAGGTCTCCGACCGCACCTTCCTCATGCACCTCGGCGGCAAGCTCGAGGTCGTCCCCAAGGTTCCCCTCCGCAACCGCGACGACCTCTCGCGGGCCTACACGCCCGGCGTCGCCCGCGTGTGCCGCGCGATCGCGGAGAACCCCGACGACGCGCGCCGCCTCACCGTCAAGCGCAACACCGTCGCCGTGGTCACCGACGGCACGGCCGTGCTCGGCCTGGGCGACATCGGCCCGGCCGCCGCGCTGCCCGTCATGGAGGGCAAGGCCGCCCTGTTCAAGCAGTTCGCCAACGTGGACGCATGGCCGGTGTGCCTCGACACGAAGGACACCGAGGAGATCATCAAGATCGTCAAGGCGATCGCACCGGTCTACGGCGGTGTGAACCTCGAAGACATCGCGGCCCCGCGCTGCTTCGAGATCGAGGCCCGCCTCCGCGAGGAGCTGGACATCCCCGTCTTCCACGACGACCAGCACGGCACCGCGATCGTCACGCTCGCCGCCCTCGTCAACGCGCTCAAGCTCGTGGGCAAGAAGATCGAGGACGTGCGCATCGTGGTCTCCGGTGTCGGCGCCGCGGGCAACGCGATCATCCAGCTCCTCCAGGCCCAAGGCGCGAAGAACATCATCGCGTGCGACCGCAAGGGCGCCATCCACAAGGGCCGTGAGCTCACCGACGCGCACCGCGTGTGGGTCGCCGAGAACACGAACCCGGAGTCGTTCTCCGGCACGCTCATCGAGGCGCTCAAGGGCTCAGACGTGTTCATCGGCGTCTCCGCGCCGAACCTGTTCGGCCCCGAGGACGTCGCCACGATGGCCGAGGACGCCATCGTCTTCGCCATGGCCAACCCGGACCCAGAGACGGACCCCGTCGCCGCCGCGGACCACGCCGCGGTCGTGGCGACCGGCCGCAGCGACTTCCCGAACCAGATCAACAACGTGCTCGCCTTCCCGGGCGTGTTCCGCGGCCTGCTCGACGCCGGGGTCTCGGACATCACTCCCGCGATGCTCGTCGCCGCCGCCCAGGCCATCGCGGCTCGCGTGAGCGACGAGGAGCTCAACGCGAGCTTCATCATCCCGAGCGTGTTCGACCCGCACGTCGCCCAGGACGTCGCCGCAGCGATCGTCTCGGCAGCGCGCGTCTAG
- a CDS encoding IclR family transcriptional regulator, translated as MAEKASGGVQSVERVFELLELITDAGGDVTLSELSSSTELPLPTIHRLLRTLVSLGYVRQLPNRRYALGPRLIRLGEGANKQLGAVARPQLQMLVERLGETSNMAVLDSDMVIYVAQVPSPHAMRMFTEVGRRAHTHDTGVGKAILAQLDDEQVRSIVARQGMPTPTAYSLGDIDSLLSDLDKIRARGYAIDEQEQEIGVRCFSMAVPGAPTPTAISVSGPVSRVDEAFGERAVPLLREAAANISAELNRA; from the coding sequence ATGGCAGAGAAGGCATCCGGCGGCGTCCAGTCTGTGGAGCGGGTGTTCGAGCTCCTCGAGCTCATCACCGACGCCGGCGGCGACGTCACGCTCAGCGAGCTCTCATCCTCGACCGAGCTCCCGCTGCCCACCATCCACCGGCTCCTGCGCACGCTCGTCTCCCTCGGGTACGTGCGGCAGCTGCCCAATCGCCGCTATGCGCTCGGCCCCCGGCTCATCCGCCTCGGCGAGGGCGCGAACAAGCAGCTCGGGGCCGTCGCGCGGCCGCAGCTGCAGATGCTCGTGGAGCGGCTCGGCGAGACATCCAATATGGCGGTCCTCGACTCGGACATGGTGATCTACGTGGCCCAGGTCCCCTCGCCCCACGCGATGCGCATGTTCACCGAGGTGGGCCGGCGCGCCCACACGCACGACACCGGCGTGGGCAAGGCCATCCTGGCCCAGCTCGACGACGAGCAGGTCCGCTCCATCGTGGCCCGCCAGGGCATGCCGACGCCCACCGCCTACAGCCTCGGCGACATCGACTCGCTCCTGTCCGACCTCGACAAGATCCGTGCCCGCGGCTACGCGATCGACGAGCAGGAGCAGGAGATCGGCGTGCGCTGCTTCTCCATGGCCGTTCCGGGGGCGCCGACGCCTACGGCGATCTCGGTCTCCGGCCCCGTGTCCCGCGTGGACGAGGCGTTCGGCGAGCGCGCCGTGCCGCTCCTGCGCGAGGCGGCGGCCAACATCTCGGCGGAGCTCAACCGGGCCTGA
- a CDS encoding nucleoside deaminase: MTTTTVHDTAQREDRTITDAGQLHLARAVQLAAQNVLENGGPFGAVVVTADGQIFDGVNRVTDSNDPTAHAEVTAIRTACRQLNTFDLTGAVLYSSCEPCPMCLASSLWARIDRVYFAADRHDAAEAGFDDAAFYDYFDTPVEQRSMPVAAVAPTGISRKAPFEQWASFAQRVEY; the protein is encoded by the coding sequence ATGACCACCACCACCGTCCACGACACAGCGCAGCGCGAAGACCGGACGATCACGGACGCCGGCCAGCTCCATCTGGCCCGCGCGGTCCAGCTCGCGGCGCAGAACGTCCTCGAGAACGGCGGCCCATTCGGGGCCGTGGTCGTCACCGCCGACGGCCAGATCTTCGACGGCGTCAACCGGGTCACCGACAGCAATGACCCCACAGCACACGCCGAGGTCACCGCGATCCGCACCGCGTGCCGCCAGCTGAACACGTTCGACCTCACCGGCGCCGTCCTCTACTCGAGCTGCGAGCCGTGCCCCATGTGCCTCGCGTCGTCGCTCTGGGCGCGGATCGACCGGGTCTACTTCGCCGCGGACCGCCACGACGCGGCCGAGGCCGGCTTCGACGACGCGGCCTTCTACGACTACTTCGACACCCCGGTCGAGCAGCGCAGCATGCCGGTCGCGGCCGTGGCCCCCACGGGGATCAGCCGCAAGGCCCCCTTCGAGCAGTGGGCGAGCTTCGCCCAGCGCGTCGAGTACTGA
- a CDS encoding bifunctional allantoicase/(S)-ureidoglycine aminohydrolase, whose amino-acid sequence MGKYYYPEGGLPPQTHLTTERAIVTEAYTVIPKGVLTDIVTSNLPGFSNTRAWIIARPISGFATTFSQLIVEIGPGGGAPKAEFEAGVEGVVFVVKGKVNLTLNGEVHALEEGGYAYLAAGDEWGLENVSDDIASFHWIRKAYERLEGYEAKSFVTSDSEVEPGEMPDVNGVWKTTRFADPNDLAHDMHVNIVTFQPGGVIPFPETHVMEHGLYVLEGKAMYLLNNDWVEVEAGDFMWLRAFCPQACYAGGPGPFRYLLYKDVNRQVRLTGAPLPG is encoded by the coding sequence ATGGGCAAGTACTACTACCCCGAAGGCGGCCTGCCGCCCCAGACGCACCTGACCACCGAGCGCGCCATCGTCACCGAGGCGTACACGGTCATCCCGAAGGGCGTCCTCACGGACATCGTCACGTCCAACCTGCCGGGCTTCTCGAACACCCGGGCGTGGATCATCGCGCGCCCGATCTCGGGGTTCGCCACGACGTTCTCCCAGCTCATCGTGGAGATCGGACCGGGCGGCGGGGCCCCGAAGGCGGAGTTCGAGGCCGGCGTCGAGGGCGTCGTGTTCGTGGTCAAGGGCAAGGTGAACCTCACGCTCAACGGCGAGGTGCACGCGCTCGAGGAAGGCGGCTATGCCTACCTCGCGGCCGGCGACGAGTGGGGCCTCGAGAACGTCTCGGATGACATCGCCTCGTTCCACTGGATCCGCAAGGCCTACGAGCGGCTCGAGGGCTACGAGGCCAAGAGCTTCGTGACCTCGGACTCCGAGGTGGAGCCGGGCGAGATGCCGGACGTCAACGGCGTGTGGAAGACCACCCGCTTCGCCGACCCGAACGACCTCGCGCATGACATGCACGTGAACATCGTGACGTTCCAGCCCGGCGGCGTCATCCCGTTCCCGGAGACCCACGTCATGGAGCACGGCCTGTACGTGCTTGAGGGCAAGGCCATGTACCTGCTCAACAACGACTGGGTCGAGGTCGAGGCCGGCGACTTCATGTGGCTGCGCGCGTTCTGCCCGCAGGCCTGCTACGCGGGCGGCCCTGGCCCGTTCCGGTACCTCCTGTACAAGGACGTCAACCGCCAGGTGCGCCTCACGGGCGCCCCGCTGCCGGGCTGA
- a CDS encoding DUF6986 family protein: MSEPHVDQGLPARVLDDADLARIDASLAATDRLLAEDYPGDSGTRQPVHTVYVPADRFTPQLAAEWGAAALAAADEAGGLEALARRVGLAPALAAEVAPRVQAKLTSEPIEDLRIDFEDGYLAPGKAAKAGGDPDAVEDGGAIRAADSVAAALGAGSTTPFVGIRFKCFEEPTRRRGLRTLELFIARLAQNGGLAGLGGAQVGLVLTLPKVTTVDQVKAMVFAVERLESALGLDPGRLGFEVQVETPQLIIGPDGTHPVAQLPHIADGRITALHYGTYDYSASLQIAAAYQSMEHPVADFAKEVMQLAVAGTGIRLSDGSTNVLPLGDAAQREAAWALHARLVRRSLERGYYQGWDLHAHQLPTRYIATYAFYREGLEAATTRLRNYVNQTVGAVLDEPATARALAAFVLRGLQCGAVGADEVLASAGLTELELTHLAHPRLAAATN, encoded by the coding sequence ATGAGCGAGCCCCACGTGGACCAGGGCCTGCCGGCCCGCGTGCTCGACGACGCCGACCTCGCCCGCATCGACGCCAGCCTCGCCGCCACCGACCGGCTCCTCGCCGAGGACTACCCCGGCGACTCGGGGACCCGCCAGCCCGTCCACACGGTGTACGTGCCCGCGGACCGCTTCACCCCGCAGCTCGCTGCGGAGTGGGGCGCCGCGGCTCTGGCCGCCGCGGACGAGGCCGGCGGGCTCGAGGCCCTGGCCCGGCGCGTGGGGCTCGCACCCGCCCTCGCGGCCGAGGTCGCGCCGCGCGTCCAGGCGAAGCTGACCTCCGAGCCGATCGAGGACCTCCGCATCGACTTCGAAGACGGCTACCTCGCGCCGGGCAAGGCCGCCAAGGCTGGCGGCGACCCGGACGCCGTCGAGGACGGCGGGGCCATCCGGGCGGCGGATTCGGTCGCCGCCGCACTCGGTGCCGGAAGCACGACGCCGTTCGTCGGCATCCGCTTCAAGTGCTTCGAGGAGCCCACTCGCCGCCGCGGCCTGCGCACGCTCGAGCTGTTCATCGCACGCCTCGCGCAGAACGGCGGGCTCGCGGGCCTCGGCGGCGCCCAGGTAGGCCTCGTCCTCACGCTGCCCAAGGTGACCACGGTGGACCAGGTCAAGGCGATGGTCTTCGCCGTCGAGCGCCTCGAGTCCGCTCTCGGGCTGGACCCGGGCCGGCTCGGGTTCGAGGTCCAGGTCGAGACGCCGCAGCTCATCATCGGCCCGGACGGCACCCACCCGGTCGCGCAGCTCCCGCACATCGCGGACGGCCGCATCACCGCCCTGCATTACGGCACCTATGACTACTCCGCGTCCCTGCAGATCGCCGCCGCCTACCAGTCGATGGAGCACCCTGTGGCGGACTTCGCCAAGGAGGTCATGCAGCTGGCCGTGGCGGGGACGGGCATCCGCCTCTCCGACGGCTCCACGAACGTGCTCCCGCTCGGCGACGCCGCCCAGCGCGAGGCCGCGTGGGCGCTGCACGCCCGGCTCGTGCGCCGCTCGCTCGAGCGGGGCTACTACCAGGGCTGGGACCTCCACGCGCACCAGCTGCCCACCAGGTACATCGCCACGTATGCGTTCTACCGCGAGGGCCTCGAGGCCGCGACCACGCGCCTGAGGAACTACGTGAACCAGACCGTCGGCGCCGTCCTGGACGAGCCGGCCACGGCCCGCGCGCTCGCGGCCTTCGTGCTCCGCGGGCTGCAGTGCGGCGCGGTCGGCGCGGACGAGGTGCTCGCCTCGGCCGGACTCACAGAGCTCGAGCTCACACACCTCGCGCATCCGCGGCTGGCCGCCGCGACGAACTAG
- a CDS encoding hydroxypyruvate isomerase family protein: MTYTVNCSILLTELPLLERPAAAKAAGFDAVEFWWPFAEAVPADKDVDAFIAALDDAGVRLSGLNFFAGDMPAGDRGLVSWTGREREFLDNIDVVVAIAERTGTKAFNALYGNRLDGASSEAQDELGVAHLVAAAQGVAKIGGTVLLEPVSGTPAYPLKTAADALAVIAKTREAGVDNVKLLADFYHLAVNGDDVAAVIEEHAKDFGHIQIADNPGRGAPGTGELPLGEWITRSRELGYAGYIGLEYKAPQAEAFTWAIRPVA; this comes from the coding sequence ATGACGTACACGGTGAACTGCTCCATCCTCCTGACCGAGCTGCCCCTCCTCGAGCGCCCGGCGGCGGCGAAGGCGGCGGGCTTCGACGCGGTCGAGTTCTGGTGGCCGTTCGCCGAGGCCGTCCCCGCTGACAAGGACGTCGACGCGTTCATCGCGGCCCTGGACGACGCCGGCGTGCGGCTGTCCGGCCTGAACTTCTTCGCGGGCGACATGCCGGCCGGTGACCGCGGGCTCGTCTCGTGGACCGGCCGCGAGCGCGAGTTCCTCGACAACATCGACGTGGTCGTGGCCATCGCCGAGCGCACCGGCACCAAGGCGTTCAACGCGCTGTACGGCAACCGGCTCGACGGCGCGTCCTCCGAGGCGCAGGACGAGCTCGGCGTCGCGCACCTCGTCGCCGCCGCCCAGGGCGTCGCGAAGATCGGCGGCACCGTGCTCCTCGAGCCCGTCTCCGGCACCCCGGCCTACCCGCTCAAGACGGCGGCGGACGCCCTCGCGGTCATCGCGAAGACCCGTGAGGCGGGCGTCGACAACGTCAAGCTCCTGGCCGACTTCTACCACCTCGCGGTCAACGGCGACGACGTCGCCGCCGTCATCGAGGAGCACGCCAAGGACTTCGGCCACATCCAGATCGCGGACAACCCCGGCCGCGGCGCCCCCGGCACCGGCGAGCTCCCGCTTGGCGAGTGGATCACCCGCTCCCGCGAGCTCGGCTACGCCGGCTACATCGGCCTCGAGTACAAGGCGCCGCAGGCCGAGGCATTCACGTGGGCCATCCGCCCCGTCGCTTGA